A window from Citrus sinensis cultivar Valencia sweet orange chromosome 3, DVS_A1.0, whole genome shotgun sequence encodes these proteins:
- the LOC127900586 gene encoding putative pentatricopeptide repeat-containing protein At1g12700, mitochondrial, translating to MGSISDGFLVFGSILRRVFAPDAMTFTTLIKGFCTEIRILEATKLFKKMVAFGCSPDIITNGTLIKGLCQTGNTILALNLHEEMINRNDKSGVICKPDVVTYGRIIDGLRKDGLFNSWFCCVANWDVAKHLFVEMTDQGVQPMWLLDGFHLIGRIADAMNLFISMMNKKVEEAISLYTEMVSKGIRPDVVTYNTLLTGVFQVGRVGDARKLFDWMKSNKVVMIQGHILHKLMVFVRMVIFERHWNFSIIFLKLQV from the exons ATGGGTAGTATTTCCGAtggttttttggtttttgggaGCATCTTGAGGAGGGTTTTTGCCCCAGATGCTATGACTTTTACTACTTTGATTAAGGGATTTTGTACAGAGATAAGGATTTTAGAAGCCACTAAACTGTTTAAGAAAATGGTTGCTTTTGGCTGTAGTCCTGATATCATTACAAATGGCACTTTGATTAAAGGATTGTGTCAGACAGGCAATACAATTCTTGCACTTAACTTGCATGAAGAGATGATCAACAGGAATGATAAATCAGGTGTTATTTGTAAGCCTGATGTTGTTACTTATGGTAGGATCATTGATGGTCTTCGGAAAGACGGT CTGTTTAATTCATGGTTTTGTTGTGTTGCTAATTGGGATGTGGCTAAACATTTGTTTGTTGAGATGACTGATCAAGGTGTACAACCCATGTG GTTGTTGGATGGGTTTCACTTGATAGGTAGAATTGCTGATGCAATGAACCTCTTTATTTCAATGATGAATAAG AAAGTAGAGGAAGCAATAAGTTTGTACACGGAAATGGTTTCAAAAGGGATTAGACCTGATGTTGTTACTTATAACACCTTGTTAACTGGCGTCTTTCAGGTAGGTAGGGTTGGAGATGCCCGTAAACTGTTTGATTGGATGAAATCTAACAAGGTTGTCATGATTCAAGGACATATATTGCACAAATTGATGGTCTTTGTAAGAATGGTTATCTTTGAGAGGCATTGgaacttttcaataatttttttaaaactgcAAGTTTAA
- the LOC102624119 gene encoding protein trichome birefringence-like 42 — MADAWPGIFYHLFFGFLLATLKAKVHANLTHSYGIITRTEQKQRHKNGCSYFEGSWVYDDSYPLYSSWNCPFLRGGFDCQRNGRPDKKYLKYRWQPSACNLPRFDGRDFLERYRGKKIMFVGDSLSNNMWLSLACMLHFAVPDSNYTISQKGLLSTFFLQEYETSVIWLKNGFLVDLVHDKIGKILKLDSISTGHQWLGVDMLIFNTYHWWIHTGKSQKWDYFQVGRKIFKQMDRMEALKIALTTWAKWVGSNIDFSKTKVFFQGVAAVHVDGREWGDPTAKGCDGQTEPMKGPKYPGPAHLGEAVVKSVISSMAKPAYLLDITLLTQLRRDGHPSVYTGRGSAFDDCSHWCLAGVPDTWNQLLYTALI; from the exons ATGGCTGATGCTTGGCCTGGTATCTTTTATCATCTTTTCTTTGGGTTTCTACTAGCTACCCTTAAAGCCAAAGTGCATGCAAATTTGACTCACAGTTATGGTATTATTACAAGGACGGAGCAGAAGCAGCGGCACAAAAATGGCTGCAGTTATTTTGAAGGGAGTTGGGTTTATGATGATTCATACCCACTTTACAGTTCATGGAATTGTCCATTCTTAAGAGGAGGATTTGATTGCCAAAGAAATGGTAGGCCTGATAAGAAGTATCTTAAATACAGATGGCAGCCTTCTGCTTGCAACCTTCCAAG GTTCGATGGTCGAGATTTCTTGGAGAGATACAGAGGGAAAAAGATTATGTTTGTTGGGGACTCTCTCAGTAACAATATGTGGCTATCACTAGCATGCATGCTTCACTTTGCTGTCCCTGATTCCAATTACACAATTTCTCAGAAAGGCCTGCTTTCTACATTTTTTCTCCAG GAGTATGAGACCTCAGTTATATGGTTAAAAAATGGATTCTTGGTGGATCTTGTTCATGATAAAATTGGCAAAATTCTGAAGCTTGATTCAATCAGCACTGGCCATCAGTGGCTAGGAGTGGATATGTTGATCTTCAACACTTATCATTGGTGGATCCACACTGGAAAATCTCAAAA ATGGGATTACTTTCAAGTGGGAAGGAAGATTTTTAAACAGATGGATCGTATGGAAGCTCTGAAGATAGCATTAACAACTTGGGCTAAATGGGTGGGTTCTAacattgatttttcaaaaactaaagTCTTCTTCCAAGGAGTTGCAGCAGTTCATGTCGA TGGCAGGGAATGGGGAGATCCAACAGCAAAGGGTTGTGATGGACAAACTGAACCCATGAAGGGACCAAAATATCCAGGCCCTGCTCATCTTGGAGAAGCTGTTGTAAAGAGTGTAATAAGTTCAATGGCCAAACCTGCTTATTTGCTTGACATTACACTGCTAACTCAACTGAGAAGAGACGGCCACCCTTCTGTTTACACTGGCAGAGGCAGCGCTTTTGATGACTGCAGCCATTGGTGTCTCGCTGGTGTTCCAGATACTTGGAACCAGCTACTCTATACAGCTTTGATTTAG